The Wolbachia endosymbiont of Spodoptera picta genome segment ACTTACGTAGGGCAAGAGCTTGTGGCCTTTCTATGGTGCCAACTACAACTGGAGCAGCAAAAACAATTGGTTCTGTCATTCCTCAGTTAAAGGGTAAGCTAGATGGTACTGCTATTAGAGTTCCGGTTAGCAACGTTTCTATGGTTGATTTTAAATTTTTAGCTGATAAGAGAGCAACAACTAAGGAAATAAACGAAATATTTAAGAATTCAGCAAATCATGTGCTTTCCGTATGTAACGAGCCTTTAGTTTCAATAGACTTTGTCCATAACCCTTATAGTGCAATTGTGGATTTAGCTGGTACATATGTCACAGGTGATATCTGTAGAGTTGCAGCGTGGTACGATAATGAATGGGCTTTTTCACTGAGAATGTTAGACATAGCGTTATTGTAAAGTATGAACGAAAACTCACAAAAATATGCTTCATTTTATGAGCACTTTGCGGAACTTAGAAAAAGGGTTATTTTTTGCTTTCTATTTTTTTGTGTTACCTTCGGGTTTTGTTACTACTTTAAAGAAAATATATACCGCTTTTTACTTGCACCTTTAATAGAAGTTACAAAAGATAGCAATGATTTTTCTCTAATCTATACAGACTTAACAGAAGCGTTTTTTGTATATCTCAGGGTTGCAATAATGAGTGCACTGTTGTTTTCTTTTCCTGTGTTTGCATGGCAATTCTACATATTTCTAGCACCTGGCTTATATAAAAGAGAAAGGGCAGTGTTATTGCCATACTTAATTGCAACACCGGTTTTGTTTGTAACGGGAGCCGCTGTAGTTTACTACTACATATTTCCCTTAGCCTGGAAATTTTTTATTGCTTTTGAACATAGCGGTAAATCTTTCGGTATACCAATAGAGTTTATGCCATCAGTTAGTGAATATTTAGACCTTGTTCTTCAATTTATGTTTGCATTTGGCACTGCATTTCAAATTCCAGTTATACTCACCTTAATGGTAAGAGTAGGGCTAATCACTGCACAAAGTTTGTCAAATAAACGGAGAATTGCGATAGTGGTAATTTTCATTATTGCTGCAATCTTAACTCCACCTGATGTACTAAGCCAAGTAGGGCTTGCAATTCCAATGTTGGTATTATATGAGCTCTCTATCCTGATATGTAGATATATTGAGAAGAAAGCAAAGGATTGAATCAAGAATATTATTTATAAACAAAGAATGAGCACCGGAGCACTTTTTCTTGAACATTGAAGTGGGATTATGTAAACTGCCCTTATTGATTTTTTAGTAGACGCCAAGTGAATTAAAATATTACGAGGTGTGTTATGATAATAGTTGTTGGTGGTCAAAAAGGTGGTACTGGTAAAACGACCATAGCCACAAATATAGCGGTGATGCGTGCTAGGGAAGGTAGAAATGTGTGCGCCAAGAAGTGCGTAAGGAACAGTTGGTGAAAATCCAACACGGGTAAAGCTTAGCCAGCAACCTGGAACAAACCATTATGCTGCGTAAGGTAACGAGCGTAGTAAAGCTAATGGAATGGACAACATAGGGTGCAACGAAAGTGAAGGTATTGAGTCCCGTAATTCACGCGTCATGGGGGCCGACACTTTACATTTGGTGGAAGGCAACATGGGTAATAACGCTAAGGAAAGATATTACTCACCCCATCGGGATCGAAGGCCGCGTCATGTGTTGAGATGGACCTTACGTGAACTTGGGAGATCCTTTGTATTCCTGTAAGGGTACTCTGGAACAAGTCAATAAAGGCAAGGACTGGAGGAAGATGCAAAGGAAGTCGGACTAACTGATAGTACTCGGAGTGTGGGAAAGCCACATACAAGGGGAAGCGGTTAGCAATATAGTGACTGGTATAGGGATTGCTATACCAATACAACAGAGATTGGAGGAGTATGCAAGGAAAACTAAACCAGATAGCAGTAAGGGCTAAGCAAGATAAGCGAGTAAAATTTACATCGCTAGTTCATTTGATTAATGAAGAGAATCTTGCAGAGTGTTACAAGGAACTAAAACGCAACAAGGCTTGCGGTATAGATCGTGTGACAGTGGAAGCTTATGGAGAAAATCTAGAAGAGAAACTTAGAATGCTAGTGGATAGTATGAAGAGAAAGCAATACCGACCGCAACCAGTGAAAAGGGTATACATACCCAAAATTGGAAGCAAGGAAAAACGCGGTCTCGGAATACCATCAACAGAAGAAAAGTTGGTACAGGTAATGCTAAAGAAGATATTAGAAAATATTTATGAAGCAAACTTTATGGACAGCTCGTATGGATTTCGACCAGGAAGAAATTGTCATCAGGCGATAAACGTTCTAGATAAAGCAGTTATGCACAAACCAATTAACTATA includes the following:
- the tatC gene encoding twin-arginine translocase subunit TatC, which produces MNENSQKYASFYEHFAELRKRVIFCFLFFCVTFGFCYYFKENIYRFLLAPLIEVTKDSNDFSLIYTDLTEAFFVYLRVAIMSALLFSFPVFAWQFYIFLAPGLYKRERAVLLPYLIATPVLFVTGAAVVYYYIFPLAWKFFIAFEHSGKSFGIPIEFMPSVSEYLDLVLQFMFAFGTAFQIPVILTLMVRVGLITAQSLSNKRRIAIVVIFIIAAILTPPDVLSQVGLAIPMLVLYELSILICRYIEKKAKD
- a CDS encoding nucleotide-binding protein, giving the protein MIIVVGGQKGGTGKTTIATNIAVMRAREGRNVCAKKCVRNSW